Genomic segment of Saprospira sp. CCB-QB6:
TTGAAACGCATGCTCCAAACGCCCCAAAACGCCTCGCTAAAGATTGCGGTGCTCATTTTAGAGGCGCCCTCTTCTCTGTCTTTAAAGGTGATAGGAACTTCTCGGAGTTTAAAGCCCAATTGCCAGGCGGCAAATTTCATCTCAATTTGAAAGGCATAGCCTTTAAAACGGATTTTCTCAAAATCTAGTTGGGCCAAAAAATCTCGCTTATAGCAAACAAAGCCAGCTGTAGCATCCGAAACGGGCATCCAAGTGATCAGGCGAACATAAAAAGAGGCCCCTCTTGACATCAGGATGCGTTTAAGCGGCCAATTCACTAATTTCCCCCCCTTCACATAACGAGAGCCTACGCTTACGCCCACGCCTCCTTCACTGCAGGCCTTGGCCAAGCGAGGAAGATCTTTGGGATTATGCGAAAAATCGGCATCCATCTCAAAAATATATTGATAATCTCGCTCCAAGGCCCATTTGAAACCTGCTATATAAGCAGTTCCTAGGCCCTGTTTGCCTGCTCTTTGCATAAGAAAAAGCCGATCGGCAACTTCTTTTTGCAATTCCTGTACTTTTTCGGCTGTACCATCAGGAGAGCCGTCATCAACCACCAAAATATCAAAAGGGCAATCTTCGGGCAAAGCCAAAACTGCTCTGATGATATGTTCAATGTTTTCAATTTCGTTATAGGTGGGTATAATCACCAAATTTTCACTTGCCAATTCGCTAGATTTTATTGAGATTTCGCTCTTTATGCAAAGCATATTTGGCCCAATGGGGATGGAGCAAATATATATAAGTTGTTTTACTTTTTTTCGACCTTATTAGCGCCTTAAGGTTTTTTAGTTTTTCCTTAAAAAGCGCCCTAAAATAATGAAGTTGACCGAAAAACATCTTTTATCACTCCAGAAAATCAGCCTTTGCGCTGCAATAGCGCCATATAAAAACCGTCTTCAGGCCCCCGATCTGGCCCTAAATGCTGCTCTTTGAGCAATTCGAACTCTTGACCGTCCTCGCTTTGCAAAAAACGCTGAACCTGCCACTCATTTTCTGAAGGCAGAATGCTACAAGTGGCATAAAGTAACTGCCCGCCAGGCTTACACAAAAGTGAATACTCTCTTAATATATGCGCCTGTGTAGCCTGTATTTCTTCCAAAAACGCTGGATTGATGATCCACTTTGTCTGTGGGTTTCGACGCAATACGCCCAAACCCGAGCAAGGTACATCCAAAACCAAATAATCGGCAATGTTGTAGTAGGCTGGCGAAAAACGCCCTGAGGCAGGAATTTTCTCTGTTTTAATA
This window contains:
- a CDS encoding polyprenol monophosphomannose synthase, with the protein product MASENLVIIPTYNEIENIEHIIRAVLALPEDCPFDILVVDDGSPDGTAEKVQELQKEVADRLFLMQRAGKQGLGTAYIAGFKWALERDYQYIFEMDADFSHNPKDLPRLAKACSEGGVGVSVGSRYVKGGKLVNWPLKRILMSRGASFYVRLITWMPVSDATAGFVCYKRDFLAQLDFEKIRFKGYAFQIEMKFAAWQLGFKLREVPITFKDREEGASKMSTAIFSEAFWGVWSMRFKAFGNSYARQ